ATCCACTATTAATCAGGGCGGTACTATTGATAATATGGAAAAATCGGCTGCTCCAGGAATGACACCCCTCAAGGTTGATCTCGTTCAACCTGAATGGTCTCTCTCAATAGAAAAGGTGGTCTGGGCTGTAATTGTTGCACTTTTGGGCTTTGGAATTATCAAATACTTGAGTCGTTTTCTAGAGAAATTAGGTGAAAGATGGATCAAATTTCGCCTGACGATTAAGGGCTTGGTTCCAATCATTAGGGTCCTCGGTTGGAGTATTATACTCTATGTAATAATTGTCGATCTCCTGGCGCCGCCCATCGCCACATTGGTTGCAGTTACCGCCTCGGCAGGAATTGCCGTTGGTTTTGCTTCTCAAGATATCCTCAAAAATATTTTCGGTGGAATTATGATTCTCTTCGATCGACCCTTTCAGGTTGGAGATAAAATCCAGGTCGGTAGCCATTATGGTGAGGTCATCGCCATCGGGTTAAGAACAGTTCGTATCGTTTCCCCCGATGATAGTACTGTTTCAATCCCCAATAGCGAAATTGTGAATAATTCTGTATCCAATTCAAACTCTGGTGAGCACTATTGTCAGGTTGTCTCGGAATTGTATCTACTCCCGGATATAGACATGATAAAAGTAAGAAGTCTAGCCTTTGAGGTAGCAGCCATGTCGCAATATATATATCTCAACAAACCCATTCAGGTCATCCTGAAAAATGAAATCCATCAGGGACAATCTTTGATTAAGCTGCGCTTGAAAGCATATGTATTGGATATTAGATATGAATTTGCATTTGCCAGTCAAATGACAGAGATATTGCTGAGCAACCTGGCCAAAGACAAGCTACCTTTCGCACCAGGCCCCTCTCGTAAAAATATTTTAACAACCCATCTCGATTGATGAAGGAGTTTAATATGAAAAAGACATTCTTTACACTATTGTTG
The genomic region above belongs to Candidatus Neomarinimicrobiota bacterium and contains:
- a CDS encoding mechanosensitive ion channel is translated as MNYRKLLFIFLCFGLVATLLSQVDSSTINQGGTIDNMEKSAAPGMTPLKVDLVQPEWSLSIEKVVWAVIVALLGFGIIKYLSRFLEKLGERWIKFRLTIKGLVPIIRVLGWSIILYVIIVDLLAPPIATLVAVTASAGIAVGFASQDILKNIFGGIMILFDRPFQVGDKIQVGSHYGEVIAIGLRTVRIVSPDDSTVSIPNSEIVNNSVSNSNSGEHYCQVVSELYLLPDIDMIKVRSLAFEVAAMSQYIYLNKPIQVILKNEIHQGQSLIKLRLKAYVLDIRYEFAFASQMTEILLSNLAKDKLPFAPGPSRKNILTTHLD